The sequence TCGGTGTACGGTATCGAAAAAGATGTTCCTAAATTTATATGGAATTTCATCGATAAGGCTTCAAAAAACGAAACAATTAACACACACGAATATATAAATGGCAATCCAAAGCTCGATTTGATAAATGTCAACGATCTCGCTGATGTTCTTGAGATTTGTGTTAGGTCGAAAGACACAGGCATTTTTAATATTGGAGGTAACAAAACTCAATCTACAAATGAGATTGCACAGTTAATTATCGACCATTTAAGATCTGATAGTAGAATCGTGTCAACAAAAATTGACGATTATGTTGCAAATGTTCAAATGGACACAACAGCCTTCTCAAATAGATATCATTGGGAACCGAAGAGATATTTGGGTTTTGAAATCGACAGTATGATTAAAAAGTATCTGGGCAATCCAAACGGTTAAAAGCTGATACCATGGTGGGGAGGTCATGAAAGTAGTTATCCTGGCAGGTGGGCTGGGAACAAGAATATCGGAGGAATCTCACCTCAAACCAAAGCCCATGATAGAGCTGGGAGAGATGCCGATTCTTTGGCACATCATGAAGATTTACTCCTACCACGGATTCAATGATTTCGTTATCTGTGCGGGCTACAAGCAATACAAAATTAAGGAATTTTTTGCAAACTATAACCTATATAAAAGTGATGTTACATTTAACCTAGGTGCCAACGGTCTAATTGAAAGACATTGTGATAATTCTGAGCCCTGGAATGTAACGATTATGGATACAGGTATGAATACACAGACTGGTGGCAGGATAAAAAGAGTGTCTAAATTTATTGAAGATGAAACGTTTATGGTCACATATGGTGATGGCGTCTCCGATATTAACATCGGCAATTTGGTTGAATTTCACAAGAAACACGAAAAGATTGCCACAATCACGGCAGTTCAGCCAGGGGGGAGATTCGGAACGCTCACTCTCGATAACAACAATGTAACCAACTTCTGCGAGAAGAGGAAAGAAGACGGCGGCTGGATAAATGGTGGCTTTATGGTCATGGAACCCAGTGTATTGGATTTTATCGCTGGAGATTCAACAGTTTTCGAGAAGGAGCCGTTAGAAACAATTACGAGTAAAGGTCAATTGATGGCATTCAAACATTATGGCTTCTGGCAATGCATGGATACATTGAGAGATAAGAACTATCTGGACTCTCTTCTCAGCGAAGGATCTGCACCATGGGTTAAATGGGATGATTAAATGGGAAGCTTTTTGATAAAAACTACAAATCTCGCTGGCGCGTATGTGATTGATTGTGCACCCAATGAGGATTGTCGCGGAATGTTTTCTCGTTGGTTCTGCACTGAAGAGTTGTCGGTTGTTTTCGGTAAAAGGAAAATCGTAAACGTTAATTTCTCACGGACGGCTAGAAAAGGCACTATCCGGGGCATGCATTTCCAAAACCCCCCCTATTCCGAGATGAAAATTGTCCGCTGCATTAAAGGTAGAATAGCTGACACTATTGTAGATATTCGTGAAGAATCCGATACATTCCTCGAGCACTATTCCGTAGAGTTATCTGATGAAAACATGAGGATGCTCGTTGTGCCTGAAGGTTTTGCTCACGGTTTCCAGACGCTTGAAGACAACTGCGAGATAATGTATCTCGTCACAGAGCATTACAATCAGTACGCCGAAGGCGGTCTCAGATATTCCGATCCGAAATTGGCAATATGCTGGCCATTGCCCATATCCGGCATTTCTGATAAAGATGCTAATCACGAATTAATTGGCGATGATTACAAAGGTGTAAGGCTATGATGCGCATTCCAGTAAATAAACCCACAATCACAGGACTAGAGTACAAATATGTCGATGACGCTATAAGGACGGGATGGGGCGACCACTGCTATGATTATATCA comes from Methanomassiliicoccaceae archaeon and encodes:
- the rfbF gene encoding glucose-1-phosphate cytidylyltransferase, whose protein sequence is MKVVILAGGLGTRISEESHLKPKPMIELGEMPILWHIMKIYSYHGFNDFVICAGYKQYKIKEFFANYNLYKSDVTFNLGANGLIERHCDNSEPWNVTIMDTGMNTQTGGRIKRVSKFIEDETFMVTYGDGVSDINIGNLVEFHKKHEKIATITAVQPGGRFGTLTLDNNNVTNFCEKRKEDGGWINGGFMVMEPSVLDFIAGDSTVFEKEPLETITSKGQLMAFKHYGFWQCMDTLRDKNYLDSLLSEGSAPWVKWDD
- a CDS encoding dTDP-4-dehydrorhamnose 3,5-epimerase family protein; this translates as MGSFLIKTTNLAGAYVIDCAPNEDCRGMFSRWFCTEELSVVFGKRKIVNVNFSRTARKGTIRGMHFQNPPYSEMKIVRCIKGRIADTIVDIREESDTFLEHYSVELSDENMRMLVVPEGFAHGFQTLEDNCEIMYLVTEHYNQYAEGGLRYSDPKLAICWPLPISGISDKDANHELIGDDYKGVRL